The Lewinella sp. 4G2 nucleotide sequence CCCATGACGGACACCGCCAACTGGCCCGCCATCGTCCAACTCGCCTGGCAATTAGTGGATGATGACTTCCAAACCCTGGAAGCAGGCTGCCACATCATCAAGTGTAAGGAACGGATATCCCCGAAGGCGGCGAAAGTCCACGGCATCACCAATGAACGGTGCATGGCCGAGGGCCAACCCATTCTCGAGGTACTCGCGGAGTTCACCAAAGCCGCCAAACAAGCAGACCGCGTGATCGCCCACAACCTAGACTTCGATTACAAGGTCCTCGGCGCCTCCTATCTGCGCCTGAATAAAAAGCATCCCCTGGGTGGTAAGGAAAAACTCTGCACCATGAAGTCCACCGTCGATGTTTGCCAAATACCGGGCAATTACGGCTACAAATGGCCAACCCTGGCGGAGTTGTACGATTGCCTCTATGGAGAAGCCGCAATGGGCGCGCACGATGCCGGCGTGGATGTGGAAATTACCCGCAAATGTCTGGTAGCACTGCGGGCG carries:
- a CDS encoding 3'-5' exonuclease, which gives rise to MPHLIFDTETTGFPKSWKAPMTDTANWPAIVQLAWQLVDDDFQTLEAGCHIIKCKERISPKAAKVHGITNERCMAEGQPILEVLAEFTKAAKQADRVIAHNLDFDYKVLGASYLRLNKKHPLGGKEKLCTMKSTVDVCQIPGNYGYKWPTLAELYDCLYGEAAMGAHDAGVDVEITRKCLVALRAEGEI